One Nostoc sp. CENA543 genomic window, CGCTGGCGGACTCTATATGATTTGCTGCACGCACTCCAGCAGACAGATTTAGATGCTCTCACCAGTTACGAACAACCCTCAATATACCAAGTATTTGTCTACGGACGAAAGAAAGGGGAATATCGTCCCGAATGGTGTCATAAAGTTTACCTGAATCAACTAGACCGTCATCTAGAACAGGTCGAAAAGGCCATGTTAGAAGATGCGGCGAAAGCCCCTGGTGGGGCGTTGATTCTCTCTAATGAAAGTTTGGCACGTCGGGGAGATCCCAATGCGATCGCCCGTTATCTCAGTGAAACTCTGAGTGCAATGGGTGTGGCGGTACAGGTAAAGGTCAAACAGTCTGAAACCAGTGATGATCATCAAGCGGCTTCAGAACGCTTATGGATTTTATGTCAGTCGAGTTACAGTCCCGATCCTTCCTTGTTGGCTGAACCCATAGCCCACAAGTTACGTCAGCTAAAGCTATCTGGCTACAAGGACGCGGTAATTGTTTCCCAAATTAGCGGCGAAAACAAGCACGAATGGCGGTTACGCATCGATTTAACACCGCCAGAGGTGATGCTGAAGGAATGGGCGCGTTGGGGTGATGTGCAGGCGATCGCGCGGCTATTGATGGCGGTATTATCAGAGTTTGCAGTGACTGTGCAGGTTTCGCTACAAGAATCAACCCTACACATCTTTTGTTTACCTAATGCTGATGCCACAGTCCCAAATAAAGCTTTTTGTCTAGAAAAAATATCACAGCAATTAGAGGCGATCGCACCCCAAGGTATTCTTGCGGCTACGGTTTACGGACAAAAAACCCATGATGATACACAACCAGACTGGATTGATTGGCTAACTCTACCCGCCAAGGAATATCCAGCTTTGGCGACTCCCGCTTTAGAATTGGCGGCTGAAGGTGATGAACCAGCAATTATTTTCCTTCTCGAACGCTTACTAAATCCCAATTTAGATCGCAAGTTAAAAACCGGCGGCTTGCGGGTGCTACTGCTAAGAAAAGATGATTTATTTCACATCATGTGTGATGCACCCATCTGTCCCAGCCGTAAACAAGTCGCCCCGAAAGTTACCCAATTGATTCGCCAACTCAAAATTTCCGGGATTGCGGGAGTGCGGGTTTATGGTAGACGTTCAGGGAATAAAGAACCTTTTTGGCATCATGGTGTAGATTTAGCCCAACGTCAAAGATTAGTCCCAGAAGCTACCCCAGAATTCGCTGCCACGGCTGAATATGTGGGCGAATTAATCAACCAAGACAACGACGAACCGATTTTACGTCCTGACTTAACTACAGAAGAAGTTCAAAGTTTCGTTAGTGAAGTAGCACGCGATTGGGTAACGACTACAACTAACACTGTTAGAAAATGGTTTTTAGGTAGTCAGTTATTCACAGAAAGCGACCAATCAACTAACCCCATTCCTGATGCTCAAGGTGTGAAAGTCGCCTTAGTATGGGGGACTTTAGGATTGTTACTCACCTTGCAAACCGATTGGGTGCTAGGTTACATAGTTTCTCGCACCACACCCAGTTCATCCCAGGTGAAAAATATTCCATCACCTGAACCAAAGTCACCTGTTAGTACCAGAGAAACATCCAACTCCAGAACCGCATTTTTCACCACCAATTCCCAAAAGTCAAATCAAGCTTTTAACTCCTCTGGGTTTACTCAAGCAGAAGATGATGTCACCGCCACCCCTGCAAATAATAAAGCCAACGCCACAGCAATTTTATTGGCGGCGCGGTCTTCCATGCCCAGTTTTAATGTCCGACAATTAGATGAACAATTAGCCCTCTACAGACAACGCATCGCCAAAAATGGTAAACCCGCCGATGTGTTAATTATTGGTTCTTCCCGTGCATTAAGGGGAGTTGATCCAGCCGCATTATCTAAAGCCTTAGCCCGTCAAGGTTATCCCAATGTGGATGTATTTAACTTTGGCATTAACGGGGCAACTTCCCAAGTCGTCGATTTTGTCCTTCGTCAAGTTTTGCAACCTTCCGAACTACCCAAATTAATTTTGTGGGCGGATGGTTCTCGCGCCTTTAATGGTGGTCGTGATGACCTCACATTTAAAGCGATCGCCAATTCTCCAGGTTATGAATATGTGTTAAAACAAGCAAAAACATCTGAAAACAATGATGAATCTTCAACTAATCAGGAAAAATCCCCACCAGTTGCCAAAAAAACACCCCAAAAAGAGATTAATAATTATCAAGTCATTAATAAATGGTTAAACCAAAACCTAGCCAAACTTTCCGTCAGCTATCAACACCGTGAGCAAATTCAAGGTTTATTCCACAAACAACTAGAATCTCTACCCATATTGAAAACATCTCCAAAAACATCCTTATCATCCGATATCACAACCAATAATGCTGAAGATGATAGCACCTTGACACAAGCCGTAGACTTTGATGGGTTTCTCCCGTTATCTATCCGGTTTCACCCAGCAAGGTACTATCAAAAACATTCCAGAGTTACAGGTAATTACGACAACGACTATAAAAATTTCCAATTAGGAGGAGAACAAGACGCAGCCTTTCAGGATGTTTTGCAATTTACCCAATCGCAAAATATCCCCCTAGTCTTCATTAACTTACCCTTAACCGATGAATATTTAGACGCATTTCGTCGCCAAAACGAACAAGAATTTCAAACATATATGTTGCGATTAGCAACTAACCCCAACTTTATTTATAGAGATTTAAGTCAACTTTTCCCCCAAAACAACGACAACTTTTCCGACCCCAGCCACCTCAATCGTTTTGGTGCTTACGAAGTCTCACAAAAACTAGCCAATGATCCGATGATTCCCTGGCCTGTGAAGTAAATGAAATTGGTCATGGGGCATCGGGAATAGGTCATGGGGCATCGGGAATAGAGCATCGGGCATCAGACATAGCACAGGAATTTGATAACTAATGGCTAATGACTATTGACTATTGACTATTGACTATTAACTAAAATATGGAATTAATATCTATCGTTTATGGGCTTTTTACCCTGAGTTTATTGGGTATTTATTGGGCTTTAGAAAAACCTCAAATGCGCCTAATGGCTATATTAATCGGTAGCATTTTTGCCTACTCGTCTTTAAATACTCAATACATACCTCTTTTATTAGCTCTAACCTTTATTAACTTTCAGTTTGGGCGAGAAATAGGGAAAAATACTTCGCCAGGAAAACATAACTTAGATTGGCAAATCTCTAATGAGGAATGGCAATTTGCCAATGTAGACTGGAATCAAAGACGATTAAAACTTTTGTGGCTAGGAGTTAGTTTAAACGTCTTAATCCTCTTAGGCTTTAAATATATAAATAGTGCGGTGGCAATGATTTTTGATAGTCCAGTTAGCACATCAGGTAATCTGTTTAAAGTCGTTGCACCTTTGGGAATATCTTTTTTTACATTTGAATGTATCGCTTATTTGGTTGATGTCTATCGTGGTGCGCCTGCAAGTAATCAACTGCTGAAATTTGCCGCCTATAAATTATTTTTCCCCAAGCTAATATCAGGGCCAATTACGCGCTATCACAATTTTATTACGCAATTTAATTCACTAGAATTTCCTGCTACTAATAGAATTGCAGAAGCTCTATGGTTAATTGCTAGAGGTGCTGTGAAAAAAGGCATTTTAGCAGACCGTCTCAGCATTTTTGTTGATTTGTGTTTTGGGAATCTGCAAAGGGCTGGAAGTAATGATTTGTGGCTGGCGACTTTGGCCTATGGTTTGCATTTGTATTTAGATTTTAGTGGCTACGTAGATATCGCCCGTGGTAGTGCTTTATTGTTTGGGTTGGTGCTACCAGAAAATTTTGATTTCCCCTATTTCAGTACCAGTATTGCGGAATTTTGGCGACGTTGGCACATGACATTAGGTGATTGGTTACGGAATTATGTTTACTTTCCTTTGGGTGGTTCTCGTCAAGGTTTAACTCGCACCTGCTGGAATTTATTTATTGTCATGCTGATTGCCGGGATCTGGCATGGTTCTATCTGGACTTTTGTGGTTTGGGGTGCTTATCACGGTTTAGCTTTGGTGATACATCGACTCATGGATGCAATGAGCGATCGCTATGAGAAATTAGAGCAATTCTGGCAAAATCCTCTAGGCGTAGTTTTAGCTTGGTTCATTACCCAAATAATGGTATTTACTTCATGGATTTGGTTCCGTCTACCTAATCTGCAAGATTCTGTTTGGGTCTTTCAGCATTTGTGGAATCATCCTGCGGATTCGCAATTCTATCAAAAGGTTTATGTTGAAGCCCTCAACACTAGTCCTCATCAAATAGCCTGGATTATGGGTATGTTAGCGGCTTTCATGGGTTTTACTTATATCTTCAAACGTCACCTCAAACTAGACATTAGTTGGCCGTTGAAGTTGGTGTTTGTACCTCTGTGTTTCTATGCTGTGTGGTTGTTCGCGCCTGAAGGTAGCGTTCCCTTTGTTTACTTCAATTTCTAACTACAATACCGCTAAAAGTTAATCACAGTCAGCACTGACAGGCATTGTGTATTTTTATAAAGTAATGAACTGTTTCTAAGCCTCTGATGTCAACGTACTGATCCTGAAAAACCCTGATTTCATCAGGGTTTTCGTTTTGAGAATTGTTGAGAAATATTACAGAAATGTATTTGCTTTTTGTCTTAATAAAAGTACATTATTCTTATTTATTAGTATTAAAGTCTGGAAGTTAGCCATTTCAAAGATAAATTGACTTTTAACAGTGTGAAGCGATCGCAATAAGCTTATTATTTGTTAATAACAATACAATAAACTTAATCAACAAAATAACGTAAATTCATGTAGACTTTAATTCGACGGGCATAAATTTACACGCCTAGTCAAAATTGATAGGAATTCAAGCAATCATAAACACATGACCACAACCTTACAACAGCGTCAAAGCGCAGGCGTATGGGAACGGTTCTGCAACTGGATCACCAGCACTGAAAACCGCATTTATGTCGGTTGGTTCGGTGTATTAATGATCCCCACCTTGCTAGCCGCTACCGTTTGCTTCACCATCGCTTTCATTGCAGCACCTCCTGTAGACATCGATGGTATCCGTGAACCCGTTGCAGGTTCCTTAATCTACGGAAACAACATCATCTCTGGTGCAGTTGTTCCTTCTTCTAACGCCATTGGTTTACACTTCTACCCCATTTGGGAAGCAGCTTCCTTAGATGAGTGGTTGTACAACGGTGGCCCATACCAATTGGTAATTTTCCACTTCTTGATCGGATGTGCTTGCTACATGGGTCGTCAGTGGGAATTGTCTTACCGCTTAGGTATGCGTCCTTGGATCTGCGTAGCTTACTCTGCTCCTTTGGCATCTGCTACCGCAGTATTCTTGATCTACCCCATCGGACAAGGTTCCTTCTCTGACGGTATGCCTTTGGGTATCTCCGGTACCTTCAACTTCATGATCGTGTTCCAAGCAGAACACAACATCCTGATGCACCCCTTCCACATGTTAGGTGTGGCTGGTGTATTCGGTGGTTCTCTGTTCTCTGCAATGCACGGTTCCTTGGTAACTTCCTCCTTGGTGCGTGAAACCACCGAAACCGAATCCCAAAACTACGGTTACAAATTCGGACAAGAAGAAGAAACCTACAACATCGTTGCTGCACACGGTTACTTCGGCCGCTTGATTTTCCAATACGCTTCTTTCAACAACAGCCGTTCCTTGCACTTCTTCTTGGCTGCTTGGCCAGTAGTTGGCATCTGGTTCACCGCATTGGGCATCAGCACAATGGCGTTCAACCTCAACGGTTTCAACTTCAACCAATCAGTGATTGACTCCCAAGGTCGTGTAATTAACACCTGGGCTGACATCATCAACCGCGCTAACTTGGGTATGGAAGTCATGCACGAGCGTAACGCTCACAACTTCCCCTTAGACTTAGCATCTGATGAAGCTGCTCCTGTTGCATTAACAGCACCTGCTATCAACGGCTAATTCTTCAAGCTTTTAGCTAAACAAAAAGCGTTCCTCTCAGTGAGGGACGCTTTTTGCTTTTGATTAAGTTAGTAGTGAGGACTTTAGTCCTCAAATACCTCTATACCCTGGTTAAAATCCCATCAAACCTAAACTGTAGCTAATTGCTTGAGTTGACTTTGTGGTGGTTCACTCAAAGTATTATGAGTAGAAATAGGCTCACTTTCAAACCATACGTAAGTTAATTCATACTCTGTAAATTTATAACCAAAAGTAGCCGCAAAATTCACTATTTTGTTTGTGTCCCAATGCCAACTACCTAACAGACCTCTGTTAGAACAATTATTAAAGTATGCTTCATAAATGGATGAATCTAACATCAAAACTTCATAAAAAGCATGAACTTGCTGTAACGACATAAAATTTTATCCCCGAAAGCTTTTATTTTTGTATTTAATAAGACCTACATTTAGTTGCTGAAATATTCCGGTTTGAATATTAGAGCCTTAACGAGTCTTTATTTATTTGAGAAAATAAAATTCTGGGGAAAACAATCGATTGATCTAACCTTAGTAGTAAATTTGACCACTAACTAAAAAATCAAGAATTGTTTGAGCTAATGCTTTTGATGCTAGATATGGCACACCATTACCTATAGTTTTAAACATATTAGTAAGTGACATATTTTCTGGTAACACGAAATTTTCGGGTAAAGATTGTATCGCTAAAGCTTCCGCTACAGAAATACGTCGTGCTTTGTATGGGTGCAGATGAACTTCATTATTACCGTAACAAGCTGTGGGTGAATAACGCCATCGATGTAGGCGTTTAAAAGATTTTTTAGAATCATCTCCTTCTGCAATACTAGTGAATTTTTTTATACCTGCTCTTGGCTGAAAATAATGATGAGCATGAGGATGCTCTAAAACATGATTTTTTCTAAACCAATATTCAACTGTTAATTCTGGAATAATTCCATCAGGACAAGGAATGATAGAATCTTCTTGAAATGGCTCACATTGACTCCAAGGGTAAGAAAAAACGTCTTCTCTAGGATAGAGAATGTGACGCAACCAAGGAAAACGCACTTCATTAAACAGAGAATTCTGATGATTTCTGATACCTATATCTGTTAATATTTTTTTTTAAACCCTAATAAAATAATTCTTTCCCTATCTTGAGGGACACCATACTCAATAGCATTAATTAGCCTTTCTGTTAATACATAATCAGCCTGTTTTAATTGTTGTTTGATAGACTCAAAAAAGAGCCGATGTTTTTTAGTTCGCCACAAACCTTTGACATTTTCAAATAAAAAGAAATCTGGTAAATTACGACAGATCAATTCTATATAGGCGGCTGTTAGTTTCCCCTGATCTCCGACATATCCTCTATTTTTGCCCCCAACTGAAAAATCAGGACAGGGTGGCCCACCAATAAACCCGACAAGATGATTTGATTGGCGACAACTTTGAACTAGTTCACACAGTTGCTGTGCTTGTATTCCCTCAAACAGTTGAGTTACATCACTGCTTTCTCCATAATGAGATCCATATTCTGGCAATGACAGTTTCATCATCTCTCGTGAATAACGGTATGCTGCCATAAATGGTGGGAAGATTTCATTGACATAAACAATATTAAAACCGCTTGTGGCAAAACCTAAGTCTAAAAATCCTGCTCCTGAGAAAAAGGAGAAGATACTAGGAATAAACATAACTTTTATATTTTCTCAAAAAATAAAATTTATTTACTAGCTAGTGGCTATTGAGAAAGAGCCTGCAAATATTCTGTAAATTTATAAAATGTTACATTGCCGGATTCATCAAAGTCGAACAATTTGCTGATTTATGGTAATATTCAATGATTTTCATAAGCTATTTTGATGATAGTAGAGATACTCATTGATAGTAAAATTGGTTAAAGTTTAGATTCTCTTAACATTTTTACAATAGCCCAAACCTTTGAATTTAGATAACTCATGCAACTTATAAGTGTGAGTAATTTGTCAATTCATAAGATTTACCAATGTCTAAAGCCCAGAATATTTACTGAGAAAATATCTATTAAGCTAACTCCAATAAATCTGAAATAAGCAACTATCTTTCCTCCCAAGATTCTACAGCCTACCCTTACCCAAGCGATAATTCCTGTGTTAGAAGCCTGTATATTCGCAACGATATTGTGCGGCTTTTTCGGCATAATTCTGAAAAAGAACCTGTTGATGAAAATTGTCTCTATGGATGTG contains:
- a CDS encoding DUF1574 family protein, with the translated sequence MKTLLSDSQQSLLQWVSQATGINTLGVKVRLRGNDLHILCEGSECPRRWRTLYDLLHALQQTDLDALTSYEQPSIYQVFVYGRKKGEYRPEWCHKVYLNQLDRHLEQVEKAMLEDAAKAPGGALILSNESLARRGDPNAIARYLSETLSAMGVAVQVKVKQSETSDDHQAASERLWILCQSSYSPDPSLLAEPIAHKLRQLKLSGYKDAVIVSQISGENKHEWRLRIDLTPPEVMLKEWARWGDVQAIARLLMAVLSEFAVTVQVSLQESTLHIFCLPNADATVPNKAFCLEKISQQLEAIAPQGILAATVYGQKTHDDTQPDWIDWLTLPAKEYPALATPALELAAEGDEPAIIFLLERLLNPNLDRKLKTGGLRVLLLRKDDLFHIMCDAPICPSRKQVAPKVTQLIRQLKISGIAGVRVYGRRSGNKEPFWHHGVDLAQRQRLVPEATPEFAATAEYVGELINQDNDEPILRPDLTTEEVQSFVSEVARDWVTTTTNTVRKWFLGSQLFTESDQSTNPIPDAQGVKVALVWGTLGLLLTLQTDWVLGYIVSRTTPSSSQVKNIPSPEPKSPVSTRETSNSRTAFFTTNSQKSNQAFNSSGFTQAEDDVTATPANNKANATAILLAARSSMPSFNVRQLDEQLALYRQRIAKNGKPADVLIIGSSRALRGVDPAALSKALARQGYPNVDVFNFGINGATSQVVDFVLRQVLQPSELPKLILWADGSRAFNGGRDDLTFKAIANSPGYEYVLKQAKTSENNDESSTNQEKSPPVAKKTPQKEINNYQVINKWLNQNLAKLSVSYQHREQIQGLFHKQLESLPILKTSPKTSLSSDITTNNAEDDSTLTQAVDFDGFLPLSIRFHPARYYQKHSRVTGNYDNDYKNFQLGGEQDAAFQDVLQFTQSQNIPLVFINLPLTDEYLDAFRRQNEQEFQTYMLRLATNPNFIYRDLSQLFPQNNDNFSDPSHLNRFGAYEVSQKLANDPMIPWPVK
- a CDS encoding MBOAT family protein, which encodes MELISIVYGLFTLSLLGIYWALEKPQMRLMAILIGSIFAYSSLNTQYIPLLLALTFINFQFGREIGKNTSPGKHNLDWQISNEEWQFANVDWNQRRLKLLWLGVSLNVLILLGFKYINSAVAMIFDSPVSTSGNLFKVVAPLGISFFTFECIAYLVDVYRGAPASNQLLKFAAYKLFFPKLISGPITRYHNFITQFNSLEFPATNRIAEALWLIARGAVKKGILADRLSIFVDLCFGNLQRAGSNDLWLATLAYGLHLYLDFSGYVDIARGSALLFGLVLPENFDFPYFSTSIAEFWRRWHMTLGDWLRNYVYFPLGGSRQGLTRTCWNLFIVMLIAGIWHGSIWTFVVWGAYHGLALVIHRLMDAMSDRYEKLEQFWQNPLGVVLAWFITQIMVFTSWIWFRLPNLQDSVWVFQHLWNHPADSQFYQKVYVEALNTSPHQIAWIMGMLAAFMGFTYIFKRHLKLDISWPLKLVFVPLCFYAVWLFAPEGSVPFVYFNF
- the psbA gene encoding photosystem II q(b) protein, coding for MTTTLQQRQSAGVWERFCNWITSTENRIYVGWFGVLMIPTLLAATVCFTIAFIAAPPVDIDGIREPVAGSLIYGNNIISGAVVPSSNAIGLHFYPIWEAASLDEWLYNGGPYQLVIFHFLIGCACYMGRQWELSYRLGMRPWICVAYSAPLASATAVFLIYPIGQGSFSDGMPLGISGTFNFMIVFQAEHNILMHPFHMLGVAGVFGGSLFSAMHGSLVTSSLVRETTETESQNYGYKFGQEEETYNIVAAHGYFGRLIFQYASFNNSRSLHFFLAAWPVVGIWFTALGISTMAFNLNGFNFNQSVIDSQGRVINTWADIINRANLGMEVMHERNAHNFPLDLASDEAAPVALTAPAING